The DNA region CCGTTATCTTTGGGTATCTTCCTCTTTAAATTGTCCTTTTGCCTTTGttccaatttattttcttttttctttctgtgtcgtgtttttttttttttttttcctgaacgTTCTGTATGATTATAGATCTAAATATGTTCTTATAACCCCTCTTTGGGGTGAATTGCAGGCCTGATGACACTCCATGGGATGGAGGTAAAGTAAAGTTAATTATTATGCCTAATTAAGTTCTAAATTGGACTTCATGTCATGTTTGGAGaggcttttcttcttttcttatgGAACTATTCAGCTATATGGGGCATGTTCAATGGTCCTATTGTTTGATACTGATGAATCAAACAATTATTTGATCTTTCTTATCCATCTAATTGATTTCCTGCTGCGTTTAGGATGGATGGTATTGGTAGCTTACTAGCTTCCAAGTTATGCTATTATTGAGaagatttttcttgtaatgagtAAAGAGTGTGCGTGATTGCACACTctctgtgtacttgggcaatgCCTATTTCATTCCCACTAATAAATTTACTTTAACTTATATGAAATAGAAGACCATGCGTGATTGCTCTTCTTGGCATGGTGCAATCTCATTCATTGGTTATGTTTGGCTCACTACACTGCTTTATGCTAATGGTGAATTCATTGGTTGTGTTTCTGTTCATTATGCTACATGATGTATGTACCCGTAGGTGGGTGTAGGAAAAAACTTCAAATTTGTGTTTCGGTTATACTAATTGTTTTTAGGTGTGTACTTTGAGAATTCTTCATTTGTAGTTACCAACATTCAAGGTTGCTATATTGCTTATACTGTTTTTATTCAGTATTCTATGTTCATAATGCCATCGTTGAGTCCTTCAGGTACGTTTAAATTGACGCTTCAGTTTACAGAGGATTACCCTAATAAGCCACCAACAGTTCGCTTTGTCTCTCGAATGTTCCATCCTAATAGTAAGTTGTCAAACTTAGTTTTAACATGTTTCATATTCTTGATATGCTTTCTGTATGCTTTGAATGTATGAATTTCTATAAAATGTGTGCAATGATTACAATTTCGTCGTTGTacctctttattctttttattttgtctgTCGTTTTTGCTTTTTCCCCATAGATAGATACGGATGAGTTTCTGGCTTTGTGTCActaattcttttcttttgataaataagagatagatattattgatatgaatgagaTAAATTAATTCTTTCCTGCTTCTCTGGTGATTTATCTTCATTAGcgaatttttttataggtaaaataaaGAATTGGATACTTCTAGGATTCATGTTTCTTGTATATCCCTGGCTTTTCATTTCTAATGTCTGTCAGACTGCTATGTAATAATATTAGTCATCTAGACTGAGTGCAAAACCAGGTCATTGTGGTTATGAAGTATCTTTTCTTATCTTTCTTTATATGATAAGTTGTTGGACGGATCAAACTTCTAAATTTATGTGAAGTTGTCAACCACCCGTCACTATCACTTGTCGTTTTTGCTTTTCAATTGTTTAAGTAACTTTAAAATGGTTAGGGAAGTCTTGTTcatgaaaaagtttaaaatgcATGGTGCAGGTTTTGTTTTTGGGCATTGATTTCATCCATTTATTGATCTATGTTCCTCTTTCATCTTGCTTTCTCTTCAGTCTATGCGGATGGAAGCATATGTTTGGACATTCTACAAAATCAATGGAGCCCTATATACGATGTTGCAGCCATACTTACCTCGATTCAGGTATTGAATAATTTTCAGTAATCTGTGAACCTCATCTTTCATTGTGCGTGTAGAATTTTCACTATCAGCGGGTCATTAGTTGTGATTGTACAGATTTTAGATGTCAGGCATGAATGACAGCTTAACATTTTCATGTATGCAAAATATCGTGATCATTTTACTATTGATCTACttatcaccaaaaaaaaaaaaaaaaaaaatttactattgATCTATGGATGCTTGTTTCCGAGTCGCTTTCCCCTCCCCATTCATCTTCATTTTCTCACTGATGTATTTAACTGTCTTTTCAGACCCAAAGTTTCTCTTATATTACATGTACATCCCCACCGATTTCCCTCACTGGCCTCAGGCTATGTTGGGTTGTTGAAATCAACTCAACCCATCTCAAACCTATCATGGATAGGATCCACTACTTTTTGAACTTtccataaaaaagttaaacccatctcaacctatttatacattcaaacacatatctcaacctatatacattcaaacacatctcaatggGACCTACAAAacactattattcacatatcAACTTAGATCATCTGACATCACCTCAGCATCCAAATGGAGTCTAGTGTCTACAATGTTGGCCCTTCTTTTATTCATGTGCCTACCCTAATGTTCCATATGTGTTTGTGGAGCCAATATACATGTATACAAGCAAAATACTGTTACAGGGATATTACTTCATACTCCTCCATATCATGGTTTGAGTCATGATCGGTTTCAGTAGTCTGAAATGTGATGTATCTGCATTGAAGACTGAGGATGGCTCCTTCTTTCTTAAGTCATCAAATGAGTTAAAAGATATCTTTGTTTGATCATctacaatttgtgaaggaaaaGGAACTTataaaatctaactttttccGGTACTCAACCGTTTCTGATTTCACTAGTTCTTGTGTAGTCTGGAGTCGTTGAtccttttgataagtacatgaTCATATGCATATACGTAGAAGAAAGTTGTGCTctttaacccccccccccccccccctcttttttTATGGCATACTTGCATGCGTGCACATTGATAGAATATGCAATGACCTATCTGTATGCTATAGAACTGCACGATATTGAATTCATGGATCAACTTGTTTGCTATGCCTGATCCTCTCTTGGCTTTGATTTGGGGGCCTGGTTGGGACCCGCATCTCTACTTTTCTCCTAGTTATAAGAAAAATTGATAATTGTGATTGTGGATgctttggttttgttgattttccaGTGACGtgtctcatcttattttaaaacGATCTACATTTTCTGGTTGTAGTCATTGCTCTGTGACCCAAACCCAAATTCTCCTGCAAATTCAGAAGCTGCACGGATGTTCAGCGAGAACAAACGTGAATATAATAGAAGAGTGCGTGAGATCGTTGAGCAGAGTTGGACTGCTGATTAGCTATGCTTGTTAGGTGCTTCGGAACTTCAAACAATAGTCCAATGGCCTGTTTAAATAACTGTGGGACTTGACTTGATTACCCAATATGTTTGCTTGGCTTATGTGTTTTTGGCTTTTCCCAGAATGTTTCTCGGATATGATACATTACATTTTCCTTGACATATAAAATTCCTTGTCATTGTCTCATTCTTGAACTAAGGGAAACAAAACTATTACTAATGGTAGTTGAATTGGAACTTGAAGAAATATAGGAGTTTGGCAGCAAAATAGCGATTCCGTAAAACATTCTTGCTAACAAATGGTGCCCTGCAATGCTACTGAACGATGATAGCGCTGTGACTGGAGAGGTCGGTGAGATGAACATACAAGGATGTTTACGATAATGATTTGATCAAACAGCAACTCTATTCtctattcttaattaattttatcatatttagtcacatttttttattactttgcaagttaattatttgaatgagtaaaataggAT from Carya illinoinensis cultivar Pawnee chromosome 6, C.illinoinensisPawnee_v1, whole genome shotgun sequence includes:
- the LOC122313902 gene encoding ubiquitin-conjugating enzyme E2 2-like, with the translated sequence MSTPSRKRLMRDFKRLQQDPPAGISGAPQDNNIMLWNAVIFGPDDTPWDGGTFKLTLQFTEDYPNKPPTVRFVSRMFHPNIYADGSICLDILQNQWSPIYDVAAILTSIQSLLCDPNPNSPANSEAARMFSENKREYNRRVREIVEQSWTAD